A section of the Neorhizobium galegae bv. orientalis str. HAMBI 540 genome encodes:
- a CDS encoding mandelate racemase family protein, with product MKIIDVNVRVFSHTTRRHQDTAGHAHPGPPHKVNLALLTIVDDDGAEGYCFAAPEVVRPHVIDKFVKKVLIGEDPFARERLWQDLAHWQRGSAMQLTDRTLAIVDCALWDLAGRKLNMPVHKLIGSYREKIPAYGSIMCGDELENGLATPEDYGRFGEMLVKRGYKGIKLHTWMPPVSWAPDVKMDLKACAAVREAVGPDIHLMIDAFHWYTRTEALELGRGLEKLGFDWIEEPMDEQSSASYAWLAENLDIPVLGPESAGGKHFSRAEWITSKACDILRTGVHDVGGISPAMKTMHLAESFGMNCEIHGNGAPNLIVAACTKNAKWYERGLLHPFLEYDDGFEYLNALVDPMDEDGFVHISDKPGMGEDINFDFINANLVE from the coding sequence GTGAAGATCATAGACGTCAATGTGCGCGTATTCTCCCATACCACGCGCCGCCACCAGGATACCGCCGGCCACGCCCATCCGGGCCCGCCGCACAAGGTCAACCTGGCGCTGCTGACCATCGTCGACGACGACGGTGCGGAAGGCTATTGCTTTGCCGCGCCGGAAGTCGTTCGCCCGCATGTGATCGACAAGTTCGTCAAGAAGGTGCTGATCGGCGAAGATCCGTTCGCCCGCGAAAGGCTGTGGCAGGACCTCGCTCACTGGCAGCGCGGCAGCGCGATGCAGTTGACCGACCGGACGCTCGCGATCGTCGATTGCGCCCTGTGGGATCTTGCCGGCCGCAAGCTGAACATGCCGGTCCACAAACTGATCGGCAGCTACCGTGAAAAAATCCCGGCCTATGGCTCGATCATGTGTGGCGACGAGCTGGAGAACGGCCTCGCGACGCCGGAAGATTACGGCCGGTTTGGCGAAATGCTCGTCAAGCGCGGCTACAAGGGTATCAAGCTGCACACCTGGATGCCGCCGGTCTCCTGGGCACCGGACGTCAAGATGGATCTCAAGGCCTGCGCCGCAGTCCGCGAGGCGGTCGGCCCGGATATCCACCTGATGATCGACGCCTTCCACTGGTACACCCGCACGGAAGCGCTAGAACTCGGCAGGGGCCTCGAAAAGCTTGGCTTCGACTGGATCGAGGAGCCGATGGACGAGCAGAGCTCGGCTTCCTACGCCTGGCTTGCCGAAAACCTCGACATCCCGGTCCTCGGCCCGGAAAGCGCCGGCGGCAAGCATTTCAGCCGCGCCGAATGGATCACCTCGAAGGCCTGCGACATCCTGCGCACCGGTGTCCATGACGTCGGCGGCATCAGCCCGGCAATGAAGACCATGCATCTGGCCGAATCCTTCGGCATGAACTGCGAAATTCACGGCAATGGCGCTCCGAACCTGATCGTCGCGGCCTGCACCAAAAATGCGAAATGGTACGAGCGCGGCCTGCTGCACCCGTTCCTCGAATATGACGACGGCTTCGAATACCTGAACGCCCTCGTCGACCCGATGGACGAAGACGGTTTCGTTCATATTTCCGACAAGCCGGGCATGGGCGAAGACATCAACTTCGACTTCATCAACGCCAATCTGGTTGAGTGA
- a CDS encoding ABC transporter permease: MNGTRSNPNSAFRRLLAVIRELLGNPSSGFGLVVITILVLTAIVAPLIAPYDPNVIDLGNTLKPPSAEHWFGTDELGRDIMSRIIYGTRISLTIITIVSVIVGPIGLLVGTTAGYFGGWYDTIMMRITDIFLSFPSLILSLAFVAALGAGLENAIIAIGLTTWPPIARLARAETLTFRGADYISASRMQGASALRIIIKSIMPMCLPSVLVRITLSMATVILTAAGLGFLGLGAQPPLPEWGAMIATGRRYMLDNWWLVAFPGGAILLVSLAFNLLGDGLRDALDPKQR; the protein is encoded by the coding sequence ATGAACGGTACTCGCTCAAACCCAAATTCGGCCTTCCGCCGGCTGCTCGCCGTCATCCGCGAGCTTCTCGGCAACCCGTCTTCGGGCTTTGGCCTCGTCGTCATCACCATCCTGGTCCTGACGGCGATCGTCGCGCCGCTGATCGCGCCCTATGACCCGAATGTCATCGATCTCGGCAATACGCTGAAGCCGCCGAGCGCCGAGCACTGGTTCGGAACCGACGAGCTCGGCCGCGACATCATGAGCCGCATCATCTACGGCACGCGCATCAGCCTGACGATCATCACCATCGTGTCGGTGATCGTCGGCCCGATCGGGCTGCTGGTCGGCACGACGGCCGGTTATTTCGGGGGCTGGTACGACACGATCATGATGCGGATCACCGATATCTTCCTGTCCTTCCCGAGCCTCATCCTGTCGCTCGCCTTCGTGGCGGCCCTCGGTGCCGGCCTCGAAAATGCGATCATCGCCATCGGTCTCACCACCTGGCCGCCGATCGCCCGCCTGGCCCGCGCCGAAACGCTGACCTTCCGCGGCGCCGACTATATCTCGGCCTCGCGCATGCAGGGGGCATCGGCGCTGCGCATCATCATCAAGTCGATCATGCCGATGTGCCTGCCTTCGGTTCTGGTGCGCATCACGCTTTCGATGGCAACCGTCATCCTGACGGCGGCCGGCCTCGGTTTCCTGGGTCTCGGTGCCCAGCCGCCGCTGCCCGAATGGGGGGCGATGATCGCCACCGGCCGGCGCTACATGCTGGACAACTGGTGGCTGGTCGCCTTCCCGGGCGGCGCCATCCTGCTCGTCAGCCTTGCCTTCAACCTTCTCGGCGACGGCCTGCGCGACGCGCTGGATCCCAAGCAAAGATAG
- a CDS encoding FadR/GntR family transcriptional regulator, with amino-acid sequence MRDAITSGALKPGDKLPTESGLTQQYEVSRTVIREAIASLRADNLVEVRHGVGVFVLAPQAGLQGGFRTVDASRVSSIIEMLEVRAAIEIEASGLAAVRSSPAQQELIFECLETIKRQIAAGAPTVESDRAFHLAIADATNNPRFRELLEAIGKQMIPRSLLQEGEVEISPAEYLAQIQDEHARIARAITDGDDSAARDAMRMHLKGSQQRYRSLIRRP; translated from the coding sequence ATGCGGGATGCGATCACGAGTGGTGCGTTGAAACCCGGTGACAAACTGCCCACGGAAAGCGGACTGACCCAGCAATATGAGGTCAGTCGCACGGTCATCCGCGAGGCGATCGCCTCGTTGCGGGCCGATAACCTCGTCGAGGTCCGCCATGGCGTCGGCGTCTTCGTGCTGGCGCCGCAAGCCGGGCTTCAGGGCGGGTTTCGCACCGTGGATGCCAGCCGCGTTTCCTCGATCATCGAGATGCTGGAAGTCCGCGCCGCCATCGAGATCGAGGCCTCGGGCCTTGCCGCCGTTCGCTCGTCGCCGGCGCAGCAGGAGTTGATCTTCGAATGTCTCGAAACGATCAAACGGCAGATCGCCGCCGGTGCGCCAACGGTTGAAAGCGATCGGGCTTTCCATCTTGCCATCGCGGATGCGACCAATAACCCGCGTTTCCGGGAGCTCCTGGAAGCGATCGGCAAGCAAATGATTCCGAGATCGCTGCTGCAGGAGGGCGAGGTCGAGATTTCGCCGGCCGAATACCTGGCCCAGATCCAGGACGAACATGCCCGCATCGCCCGCGCAATCACGGATGGCGATGATTCGGCTGCTCGCGACGCCATGCGCATGCATCTCAAGGGGAGCCAGCAACGCTATCGATCGCTGATACGGCGTCCGTGA
- a CDS encoding dienelactone hydrolase family protein: protein MIDSENMSSLAARLRDNLSFDWNFHPAAEGFSDWQDRTRNKVRHALGVGRIAPASASVLTEWAEDGCTGQELELAFSNGETTKAYLLRPDTASVTPAVLLLHDHGSFFSIGKEKMIRRSGEACEVAADMDRWAAKLYGGRHVGNELARRGYTVLCADTLGWGSRKGNGYETQQALAANLMQFGVSYASVILLEDLEAMTWLRALPGVDGNRVASFGYSMGGSRAWQAAALSDDARACVAGGWMGTLQGLMQPGNNQLRGQSAFSMLHPPIAGKIDYPHFAGLAAPKPTLIFSGAEDRHFPEPTALAAHQQIHDIWSAAGAERCLETRLWPGAAHAFPIDQQDHAIDWLDRAM from the coding sequence ATGATCGACAGCGAGAACATGTCCAGCCTTGCGGCGAGGCTGCGCGACAACCTCTCGTTCGACTGGAATTTCCACCCGGCGGCGGAAGGTTTTTCCGACTGGCAGGACCGCACACGGAACAAGGTGCGCCACGCACTCGGCGTCGGGCGGATCGCGCCAGCAAGCGCGTCCGTCCTCACGGAGTGGGCTGAAGACGGATGCACGGGCCAGGAGCTCGAACTTGCCTTTTCGAACGGCGAAACGACGAAAGCCTATCTCCTTCGTCCGGACACCGCTAGCGTCACACCTGCCGTGCTGCTCCTGCACGACCACGGCTCGTTCTTCTCGATCGGCAAGGAGAAGATGATCCGCCGCTCCGGCGAAGCTTGCGAGGTCGCAGCGGACATGGATCGATGGGCGGCGAAACTTTATGGCGGTCGGCATGTCGGCAATGAACTCGCCCGGCGCGGTTACACCGTGCTTTGCGCCGACACGCTCGGCTGGGGCAGTCGGAAAGGCAACGGTTACGAAACGCAGCAGGCGCTGGCGGCCAATCTCATGCAGTTCGGCGTTTCCTACGCCTCCGTCATCCTGCTCGAAGACCTTGAGGCCATGACATGGCTTCGCGCGCTGCCCGGCGTCGATGGAAACCGTGTGGCGAGCTTCGGTTATTCGATGGGCGGCTCGCGCGCCTGGCAGGCGGCAGCACTTTCGGACGATGCCAGGGCCTGTGTCGCCGGCGGCTGGATGGGGACGCTGCAAGGCCTCATGCAGCCAGGCAACAACCAGCTTCGCGGCCAGTCGGCCTTTTCCATGCTGCATCCGCCGATCGCCGGAAAGATCGATTATCCGCATTTTGCAGGGCTTGCCGCGCCGAAACCCACGCTGATCTTCAGCGGCGCCGAAGACCGGCATTTCCCGGAGCCTACCGCCTTGGCGGCCCACCAGCAGATCCACGATATCTGGAGCGCAGCGGGGGCGGAACGGTGCCTCGAAACGCGGCTTTGGCCCGGCGCGGCTCATGCATTCCCGATTGACCAGCAGGACCATGCGATCGACTGGCTGGATCGGGCGATGTGA
- a CDS encoding sialidase family protein, which produces MTKPNSIKNVEVYRKEGEFAAWPANYGLWLWGGEAVTIFVQGFRGEAENLHARDKTRPFIPVQARSTDGGETWTIERFNAFVPGSQTLSGDEHVLPELEAQPKIDIDRDLRPLDEPIDFTDPETIVMCARTGLLGGAISWFYVSNDRARTWRGPYRLGDFGLPGISARTDIVPLGKHDALFLLSAAKPDGKEGQVFCIRTRDGGKSFTFESFVGEEPEGFAIMPASIRLKDGKVLTLVRCATASRGPDRKAWIDAYVSGDEGKTWEPIGRPVPNTGYGGNPPTVNRLQDGRLALVFGYRDAPFGLRARISSDEGRTWSDDIIIRDDGGMSDLGYPRTVVRPDGKLLSVYYYNYGSDQDRFIAASIYEIAG; this is translated from the coding sequence GTGACCAAGCCAAATTCGATCAAGAATGTCGAAGTTTACCGGAAAGAGGGTGAATTCGCCGCATGGCCGGCCAACTACGGCCTGTGGCTGTGGGGCGGCGAGGCGGTAACGATCTTCGTGCAGGGCTTCCGTGGCGAGGCCGAAAACCTGCATGCTCGCGACAAGACGCGGCCTTTCATTCCGGTGCAGGCCCGCAGCACGGATGGCGGCGAGACTTGGACGATCGAGCGTTTCAACGCCTTCGTGCCCGGCAGCCAAACGCTTTCCGGCGACGAGCATGTCCTGCCGGAACTGGAGGCCCAGCCGAAGATCGATATCGACCGGGATCTGCGCCCGTTGGACGAGCCGATCGACTTCACCGATCCGGAAACGATCGTCATGTGCGCCCGCACCGGCCTGCTGGGTGGGGCGATCAGCTGGTTCTATGTCAGCAACGACCGGGCGCGGACGTGGCGCGGCCCCTATCGGCTCGGCGATTTCGGCCTGCCGGGCATTTCGGCGCGCACCGACATCGTGCCGCTCGGCAAGCATGACGCGCTCTTCCTGTTGAGCGCTGCCAAGCCGGACGGCAAGGAAGGCCAGGTCTTCTGCATCCGCACCCGCGACGGCGGCAAGAGCTTTACGTTCGAAAGTTTTGTCGGTGAGGAACCGGAAGGTTTTGCGATCATGCCGGCTTCCATCCGGCTGAAGGATGGCAAGGTGCTGACGCTGGTGCGTTGCGCAACCGCCAGCCGTGGGCCGGATCGCAAGGCCTGGATCGATGCCTATGTCTCCGGCGATGAAGGCAAGACCTGGGAGCCGATCGGCCGGCCGGTGCCGAACACCGGTTATGGCGGCAATCCACCGACGGTCAACAGGCTGCAGGACGGCCGGCTGGCGCTGGTCTTCGGTTATCGTGATGCGCCCTTTGGTTTGCGGGCGCGGATAAGCTCCGACGAGGGCAGGACCTGGAGCGACGACATCATCATCCGCGACGACGGCGGCATGTCCGATCTTGGCTATCCCCGCACCGTGGTGCGGCCGGATGGCAAGCTTTTGAGCGTCTATTACTACAACTACGGCAGCGATCAGGATCGCTTCATCGCCGCATCGATCTATGAGATCGCCGGCTGA
- a CDS encoding ABC transporter permease, producing the protein MNNERLTAFTRQAGTILATLLGLLILTFCIGRLMPVDPVRAIVGEEADQATYNMVAERIGANLPLYQQFFRYVNDLAHGDFGMSIRTGQPVINDILHVMPATIELATFAIIVGAGLGIPLGILAAVRRNRPIDHIIRFLTLIGHSMPIFWTGMIGLIIFYAALDLVGGGGRLSDYYIGLVPETTGFLLIDAIIAGDWEVLRDAVNHLLLPASILGYSSMAYITRMTRSFMLDQLNQEYVTTARVKGLSKGRTIWHHAFANIRVQLVTIVALAYGSLLEGAVLIETVFSWPGFGQYITNNMLIGDMNAVMTCVLLVGIIFIALNLLSDALYKIFDPRTR; encoded by the coding sequence ATGAACAACGAGCGTCTCACCGCTTTCACGCGGCAGGCCGGCACCATATTGGCAACCCTTCTCGGGTTGCTGATCCTGACCTTCTGCATCGGACGGCTGATGCCGGTCGATCCGGTGCGCGCCATTGTCGGCGAAGAGGCCGACCAGGCCACATACAATATGGTCGCGGAACGGATCGGCGCCAACCTTCCTCTCTACCAGCAGTTCTTCCGGTATGTGAACGATTTGGCTCATGGCGATTTCGGGATGTCGATCCGGACAGGGCAGCCGGTCATCAACGACATCCTGCATGTCATGCCGGCGACGATCGAGCTTGCGACCTTCGCGATCATCGTCGGGGCGGGGCTGGGCATTCCGCTCGGCATTCTGGCCGCCGTGCGCCGCAACCGGCCGATCGACCACATCATCCGCTTCCTCACCCTGATCGGCCATTCCATGCCGATCTTCTGGACCGGCATGATCGGCCTGATCATCTTTTATGCGGCACTGGATCTGGTCGGCGGCGGCGGCCGTCTGTCGGATTATTATATCGGCCTTGTGCCGGAAACGACCGGCTTCCTGCTGATCGACGCGATCATCGCCGGCGACTGGGAGGTCTTGCGGGATGCGGTCAACCATCTGCTGCTGCCGGCGAGCATCCTCGGTTATTCGTCGATGGCTTATATCACCCGCATGACCCGCAGTTTCATGCTGGACCAGCTGAACCAGGAATACGTGACCACGGCGCGGGTGAAGGGGCTGTCGAAGGGCCGCACCATCTGGCACCACGCGTTCGCGAATATCCGGGTGCAGCTGGTGACGATCGTGGCGCTCGCCTATGGCAGCCTGCTGGAGGGCGCCGTCCTCATCGAGACCGTGTTCTCCTGGCCGGGCTTCGGCCAATATATCACCAACAACATGCTGATCGGCGACATGAACGCGGTGATGACCTGCGTGCTGCTGGTCGGCATCATCTTCATTGCGCTCAACCTGCTTTCCGACGCGCTGTACAAGATCTTCGATCCGAGGACGCGGTGA
- a CDS encoding FadR/GntR family transcriptional regulator, with the protein MTAEAPSSTWRRRETLSSQVVRTIAERIKLGDYPRGSKLPTEKALIDELGVSRTVVREAIANLRASGLVSIHHGIGVFVRQDAGVTPFRLGDENLMLVENLVKGLELRIGIESEAAALAADRRTQADIQAMTAACKAMDVAVRRASRDTQADFDFHRAVATASHNEHFFRIFNYLGETLMPRMRLSTHAVDDASLSVHLARVNEEHRAILKAIEARDVEGARGAMRKHLGDSRDRMLERLRQQQ; encoded by the coding sequence ATGACAGCCGAAGCCCCATCCTCTACCTGGCGCCGCAGGGAGACCCTGAGTTCCCAGGTCGTTCGCACGATCGCCGAGCGTATCAAGCTTGGGGACTATCCGCGCGGCTCGAAGCTTCCGACGGAAAAGGCGCTGATCGATGAACTGGGCGTCAGCCGGACGGTCGTCCGGGAGGCGATCGCCAATCTTCGGGCAAGCGGCCTCGTCTCGATCCATCATGGGATCGGCGTCTTCGTTCGCCAGGACGCGGGTGTCACGCCTTTCCGCCTCGGCGACGAAAACCTGATGCTGGTCGAAAACCTGGTGAAGGGGCTCGAACTGCGCATCGGCATCGAATCCGAAGCGGCAGCGCTTGCCGCCGACCGGCGGACCCAGGCGGATATCCAGGCGATGACCGCGGCCTGCAAGGCCATGGATGTCGCCGTCCGCCGTGCAAGCCGGGACACGCAGGCGGATTTCGATTTTCACCGCGCCGTTGCCACGGCCAGCCATAACGAACATTTTTTCCGTATCTTCAACTATCTCGGCGAGACCCTGATGCCGCGCATGCGGCTTTCGACCCATGCCGTCGATGACGCGAGCCTCTCCGTGCATCTGGCGCGCGTCAATGAAGAACATCGTGCCATTCTCAAGGCGATCGAGGCTCGTGATGTGGAAGGCGCGCGCGGAGCGATGCGCAAGCACCTGGGCGACAGCCGCGACCGGATGCTCGAACGGCTGCGGCAACAGCAATGA
- a CDS encoding NAD-dependent epimerase/dehydratase family protein, with amino-acid sequence MLKRLLLTGAAGGVGRAIRPMLKEIAEHVVLSDIGEIADAGANETFIRCDLADAAGVARLVEGVDGIIHLGGISLEKTFDLIVQGNIVGLYNIYEAARHNGLPRIVFASSNHVVGYYRCDERLDNTVVPKPDSLYGASKVFGEAIASLYFEKFGQETLSVRIGSCFEKPVNTRMLATWLSYRDFFSLCRRAFAAPRIAHTIVYGSSANDEQWWDNRNAAFLGWKPEDTSAKWRVEVETAAGRQDPTDPAVIYQGGAFALAGHPDDA; translated from the coding sequence ATGCTCAAGAGACTTCTTTTAACCGGCGCCGCGGGTGGTGTTGGCCGGGCAATCCGGCCGATGCTGAAAGAAATCGCCGAACATGTCGTGCTGTCGGATATCGGTGAGATCGCCGATGCAGGCGCAAACGAAACCTTCATCCGATGCGATCTAGCGGATGCCGCTGGTGTCGCAAGGCTGGTCGAGGGCGTCGACGGCATCATTCATCTCGGCGGCATTTCCCTCGAAAAGACGTTCGATCTCATCGTCCAAGGCAATATCGTCGGCCTCTACAATATCTACGAAGCCGCCCGCCACAACGGCCTGCCGCGCATCGTCTTCGCAAGCTCCAACCACGTCGTCGGCTACTATCGGTGCGATGAAAGGCTGGACAACACCGTCGTGCCGAAGCCGGACTCGCTCTACGGGGCTTCGAAGGTTTTCGGAGAGGCGATTGCCAGCCTCTATTTCGAAAAATTTGGACAGGAGACCTTGTCCGTCCGCATCGGTTCGTGCTTCGAAAAGCCGGTCAACACGCGCATGCTGGCGACCTGGCTCAGCTATCGTGATTTCTTTTCCCTCTGCCGGCGCGCCTTTGCTGCGCCGCGGATCGCACACACCATCGTCTACGGCTCCTCTGCCAACGACGAGCAGTGGTGGGACAACCGCAATGCCGCTTTCCTCGGCTGGAAACCTGAGGACACATCCGCAAAGTGGCGCGTCGAAGTGGAAACGGCAGCCGGCAGACAAGACCCGACCGATCCCGCCGTCATCTATCAAGGCGGCGCCTTCGCATTGGCCGGCCATCCGGACGATGCGTGA
- a CDS encoding ABC transporter ATP-binding protein, producing MDNSQALLKVENLRVSYRAGKAYNTVVKGVSFDLGRERLGIVGESGSGKSTIGRALLKLLPTAKIEADRMDFGGIDLLSASEKQMLTIRGRRISMILQDPKFSLNPVHRVGDQIAEAYRVHYKASAQVARQKTLEMLEAVKIRDPERVFGLYPHEVSGGMGQRIMIAMMLIPEPQIIIADEPTSALDVTVRMQVLNILNELVTNKGIGLIMISHDLNLVRNFCDRVLVMRHGEVVEERAARDMRNCTHPYTQGLLAAQPHIGGSRKPLPVLNRQTISPETKEVRA from the coding sequence ATGGATAACAGCCAAGCACTCTTGAAGGTCGAAAATCTCCGCGTCAGCTATCGCGCTGGCAAAGCCTACAACACCGTCGTCAAGGGCGTCTCCTTCGATCTCGGCCGCGAGCGGCTCGGCATCGTCGGCGAATCCGGCTCCGGCAAGTCGACGATCGGCCGCGCGCTGCTGAAGCTGCTGCCGACCGCCAAGATCGAGGCCGACCGCATGGATTTCGGCGGTATCGACCTTCTCTCGGCCAGCGAAAAGCAGATGCTGACGATCCGCGGCCGACGCATTTCGATGATCCTCCAGGATCCGAAGTTCTCGCTCAACCCGGTGCATCGCGTCGGAGACCAGATCGCCGAGGCCTATCGTGTTCATTACAAGGCCTCGGCGCAGGTCGCCCGGCAGAAGACGCTGGAAATGCTGGAAGCGGTGAAGATCCGCGATCCGGAACGGGTGTTCGGCCTTTATCCGCATGAAGTCTCGGGCGGCATGGGCCAGCGCATCATGATCGCCATGATGCTGATCCCCGAGCCGCAGATCATCATCGCCGACGAGCCGACCTCGGCGCTCGACGTCACCGTGCGCATGCAGGTCCTCAACATCCTCAACGAGCTGGTGACCAACAAGGGCATCGGCCTCATCATGATCAGCCACGACCTCAACCTGGTGCGCAATTTCTGCGACCGCGTTCTGGTCATGCGCCATGGCGAAGTGGTCGAGGAACGGGCGGCCCGGGACATGCGCAACTGCACGCATCCCTATACTCAAGGGTTGCTTGCCGCGCAGCCGCATATCGGCGGCAGCCGAAAGCCGCTTCCGGTCCTGAACCGCCAAACCATCTCCCCAGAGACCAAAGAGGTGCGCGCATGA
- a CDS encoding ABC transporter substrate-binding protein, which produces MKPLLRIVGPVLLGSTLLFQPAHAETPPNMLVVGFSMTNILTLDPAAITGKETVQVLTNIYDNLVALDAVNRAQVDPQLAESWTIADDNGSITFKLRKGATFASGNPVTSADVVWSFKRLMKLNLAQASFLKTHGFSAANADASFTAPDDGTVVIKLPKKVDPQIIVQTLGIVGPGSILDMKAVMEHDKNGDMGAAWLTNNSAGSGPFTLGQWQSNERVTLEQNPKYWGEKPAMRRIMMRHLAESQSQRLMLEKGDIDIAFSMSAADLKALESSKDVKIQTNGGSGFYYLAVSMKDEKFQKPKVREALRYLIDYQGLNDSVLPYFGKLRDRPVPAGIFGALPNAGYKLDVAKAKALLAEAGYPNGFSTTLRAISDVPFMSLATAIQATLAQAGIKAEIVTGSGDQIYGAMRERKYELVVGRGGGGQLPHPDSNFRAIVYNPNNADEAKLTNFQGWRTSFYDEKINKMIDDALVEGNKDKQIKEYQDIQAYYAEMVPAIQPFSEVVDSVGFRADIKGLELNPSWSTQLRTVKKER; this is translated from the coding sequence ATGAAGCCGCTATTGAGAATAGTGGGACCGGTATTGCTCGGTTCCACCCTGCTTTTCCAGCCTGCCCACGCCGAAACCCCGCCCAATATGCTGGTTGTCGGCTTCTCGATGACCAATATCCTGACGCTCGATCCCGCTGCCATTACCGGCAAGGAGACCGTACAGGTTCTCACAAACATATATGATAACCTGGTGGCGCTCGATGCCGTCAATCGCGCTCAGGTCGATCCGCAGCTGGCGGAAAGCTGGACGATCGCCGATGACAACGGCTCGATCACCTTCAAGCTGCGCAAGGGGGCGACCTTCGCTTCCGGAAACCCGGTCACTTCGGCGGATGTGGTCTGGTCCTTCAAGCGCCTGATGAAGCTCAACCTTGCCCAGGCATCGTTCCTGAAAACCCATGGCTTCTCCGCGGCCAATGCCGACGCAAGCTTCACCGCCCCGGACGACGGCACCGTCGTCATCAAGCTGCCGAAGAAGGTCGACCCGCAGATCATCGTGCAGACACTCGGGATTGTCGGCCCAGGCTCCATCCTCGACATGAAGGCGGTCATGGAGCACGACAAGAACGGCGATATGGGCGCCGCCTGGCTCACCAACAACTCCGCCGGCTCCGGTCCGTTCACGCTCGGCCAGTGGCAGTCGAACGAGCGTGTAACGCTCGAGCAGAACCCCAAATACTGGGGCGAGAAACCGGCCATGCGCCGGATCATGATGCGCCATCTGGCTGAATCGCAGAGCCAGCGGCTGATGCTCGAAAAGGGCGATATCGACATCGCGTTTTCCATGTCCGCAGCCGATCTGAAGGCGCTCGAGAGCAGCAAAGACGTCAAGATCCAGACGAATGGCGGCAGCGGCTTCTATTATCTCGCCGTCTCCATGAAGGACGAGAAGTTCCAGAAGCCGAAGGTTCGCGAGGCGCTGCGTTATCTCATCGACTACCAGGGCCTGAACGACAGCGTGCTGCCCTATTTCGGCAAGCTGCGCGATCGTCCGGTTCCGGCGGGCATTTTCGGCGCCTTGCCGAATGCCGGCTACAAGCTCGATGTCGCAAAGGCCAAGGCGCTTCTTGCCGAGGCCGGTTATCCGAACGGCTTCTCGACAACGCTGCGCGCCATTTCGGACGTGCCGTTCATGAGCCTTGCGACCGCCATTCAGGCGACGCTGGCGCAGGCCGGCATCAAGGCCGAGATCGTCACCGGCTCCGGCGACCAGATCTACGGCGCGATGCGCGAACGCAAATATGAACTTGTCGTCGGCCGCGGCGGCGGCGGCCAGCTGCCGCATCCGGACTCGAACTTCCGCGCCATCGTCTACAATCCCAACAATGCGGATGAGGCGAAGCTGACGAACTTCCAGGGCTGGCGCACGTCCTTCTATGATGAGAAGATCAACAAGATGATCGATGACGCTCTCGTCGAAGGCAACAAGGACAAGCAGATCAAGGAATACCAGGACATCCAGGCCTATTACGCGGAGATGGTGCCGGCGATCCAGCCCTTCTCGGAAGTGGTCGACAGTGTCGGTTTCCGGGCCGACATCAAGGGTCTCGAACTGAACCCGTCCTGGTCGACCCAGCTTCGGACGGTCAAGAAAGAACGATAA
- a CDS encoding ABC transporter ATP-binding protein produces MTAIDVRNLSIDLGYGPAKRRILGDVCFSVEAGESFGLVGESGSGKSTILRCIARLLNVWEGDIQLEGRSVNDMPFVEYCRAVQMVFQDPYGSLHPRQSIRTALQEPLRIHRMDRQVERMERALIDVGLDPAFLSRYPHELSGGQRQRVAIARALILEPRILLLDEPTSALDVSVQAEVLNLLADLRAKRNLTYLFVSHDLAVIDHMCERLAVMQHGRVVEVMSRDLLATGQAKDPYARELIQASLEYDHAV; encoded by the coding sequence ATGACCGCCATCGACGTCCGCAATCTCTCGATCGATCTCGGCTACGGTCCGGCAAAGAGGCGCATTCTCGGCGATGTCTGCTTTTCGGTCGAGGCTGGCGAATCCTTCGGTCTTGTCGGCGAATCCGGTTCCGGCAAATCGACCATCCTGCGCTGCATCGCCCGTCTTCTGAACGTCTGGGAGGGCGATATCCAGCTCGAGGGACGGTCGGTCAACGACATGCCCTTCGTCGAATATTGCCGCGCGGTCCAGATGGTGTTCCAGGATCCCTACGGTTCGCTGCATCCGCGCCAGTCGATCCGCACGGCGCTTCAGGAGCCGCTGCGCATCCATCGCATGGACCGCCAGGTCGAACGCATGGAGCGGGCCCTGATCGATGTCGGCCTCGATCCGGCCTTCCTGTCGCGTTATCCGCACGAGCTTTCCGGCGGCCAGCGCCAGCGCGTGGCGATCGCCCGCGCGCTCATTCTCGAACCGCGCATCCTGCTGCTCGACGAGCCGACCTCGGCGCTCGACGTCTCGGTGCAGGCGGAAGTGCTCAATCTGCTCGCCGATCTGCGTGCAAAACGCAACTTGACCTATCTCTTCGTTTCCCATGATCTTGCGGTGATCGATCATATGTGCGAGCGGCTGGCGGTCATGCAGCATGGTCGCGTGGTCGAGGTGATGAGCCGAGACCTGCTGGCGACAGGCCAGGCCAAGGATCCCTATGCCCGCGAACTGATCCAGGCCAGCCTCGAATACGACCACGCTGTCTGA